In Lactuca sativa cultivar Salinas chromosome 5, Lsat_Salinas_v11, whole genome shotgun sequence, the DNA window ACacagtaagtactcccccactagggtctcgtatggtcaccatctaAAGCTCACATTTAATCACAGCTCCAAacaggctcaaccaatccatgcccactatgacacagacCTTACCCATCGCTATCGGCACCGGATCTACCGAAAACACAACATcgaaaatctctaatacacatcccCGGTATACATCAATGGAAAAAAACGCAtgctcatcagctatagaaaccctcagtggTCGACTCATCGCCTCACGTCTAATACTAATGTGACGACTGAAGGATAAagacacgaaagatcgactcacacctgagtcaaataacaccaaggcaggcacaaaaatcacaagaaaagtacctatatgcAACACAGTATAAGCAtaaaaaatctcaaaataacataaataaggagATACATACCAGCTACAACATCAgacgctgcgcggacctcctccgcaatcAACTGGAATGCTCTCCTACGAGCTCTCGGAGCCTCTGCCTTCCCTGGCCGACCATCAGTAACACGTAAAGCAGCAGGAGCAGAAGCCTGGGCTGATCCTTGAGTGAGCTAAGGACACTTAAccttccgatggcccgtctggtttcagtgaaagcaaaccgaaaatcccttggggtagTCCCTCGCcgtatgcccctccttgccatatttgtagcaaatccctgctCGTCAAGATCCCTCGTAGCTCTTGCCGTACTTTCCATAAGTGTGTCTCTTCTGGCCTCATGCTCTCGAATCAGCGGTCTTAGCCCGCTTCATCACCAGATGCGACTGCACTGGTCTCCTGTCCCTCCTTTGATGTTCTCCCTCCTCCTTAGTCTGAATCTCCAGCTTAATCTCTCTCCTCCTGGCATTGGTCTGCAACTCAGCCAATGTCCGATAAgacgagttcaccacgaactctcgtatatctCTCCTTAAGatgctcaaataccggctcacacatgtctgctcagtagacacgtgctcagggcagaacaatgtcctctcatgaaacatcctcgtaatctctTTCATTGATtatgtcttctgcttgagagacagaaactcctgggccaaatgttccctctccaccgggggaacatactcatttCTGAACAGTTGGGTAAACCTCTCCTAAGTCACTACGACATGATCTGCACGAGTAAATtcagtcgtcacaaacttccaccattccttcgctcccaagcgaagctggttcaacacaaaccgaactctcagatgctccggacatgaacacgtataaaaacacccctcaatgtcggaGATCTATCTCATGGCAGCAATCgggtcctgtgtcccatcaaactctggtggcttcgtgtagctaaactcccgaaacaacaatgagtcgcctccctgtggcctagcaacAGCTATGGCCGCGGTGGCTGCGACAACAGCAGCCTCCGTGACAAcaacatatcgctcatcaaatatctcaatcagcgtggtcttaatagactcaAACATCTCTAGTATGGCCTCTTTGATAGTTGCAACCACCACCTCatcaaacatcaatgttttattATTATCCAATCTTACTTTTAGTTCATCCCAAGAATCTATACAAAAAAAGATGTTGGAAACTATTTCATGTTTTTTAAGTCTATCAAATAGATGTTTACAATCATTAAATCCATTATTCGCTAAAGAAATATTATTAACATAATTATTGGGTTTAAACAATTTACAACAATACAAAACACTCTATCAACTTGTTTTGAGTAAATTAGCCATTTTCGGTCACTTTTCTCATTATTACGTAACTTTTTAGTATAAGAAGCATAATAAAATTGTCTAGATGGATTATCTTTAAGAAACACAAAATTTGATTATCTTAGTGGCGTATTTTCAATCAAAATATATTTAAAGTTATTATCAAGATTATCCCAATTACTAGGATCATATATATCCAAAGGCGTAATAAATTGCTCATTGTTATCATTCAtggaattttcattttcattctcAGTTGTAATATTAACATGTTCATGAGTGACATTAACATCTTTACATTAATAATTTCATCACTAATATCGATATTTTCATTTGAAACATTTTCATGTATGACTTTATCATCTAAAACATTTTCATGTGTAACATTATCTTGTACATTAGAAGAATTTAacttttttacaaacttattcaTAGATCATTTTTTAGCATCATTAaattattcaatttttttttattttgttttttgtttttcactCCGAGACATATTTTCTAGGAGACATCTTTAACAAATAACAATCAAGATAATATATCAACATTCAATCACACATATCCATAAAATTACAGAttaacaaaataaaaggaaaagagACTACCTGATGTGGCTGCTCAACAATAGCTTTGTCTTGGTTGTTTATATCCCCAATTGTTTGAGCCCAAAACAATGAGAAATCTGAAGAGTAAAAAATAGAGAGATcaaattaaaacaaaatcatctttttaattcataaattttaaattaagcaaaatcacaaaaaatagattaatatttttttttttgaaatgagtACCTTTAACATGCTTAGCTGCTCTCTTAGGttgtgtttgttttttaaaaaaaaactcttcTAACCTCTTAGTGCTGCAtggcgcagcacacgcgcaacacttttaGGTTCGCAACAGTTTGTTTTTCTACAGACTTCGGGCTCAAAAACCTCTTCCCGTCCTCTTCCCCAcacatgtaacaacccgaaactttttccGTTTCTGTTACGCATTTTCGTTAATGAAATCTCAGATCCGTTAACCTTTCCGTTAAACTTTTTGGTTTAGAAAATAATCTAgtcaaatttaattaaattatttgcaAGTCGGAACCAAAAATCGCGTGGAAACCCGAATATCTCgaaaaatcaacatttttggtCTAAATGGGATTACGACCataaacgtgtttacggccgtaaactcgtttacgaccgtaaacgtgtttacggtcaGTGATGTGTGGACCACTCACCTCACCCTATAAATACGATGTCTCCGACTTTATTAGGACGTTTTCTGGCCACACTCTCTCCTCCTCTCTCTAAGAATCTCAAACCGTAAACACTCAAAAATGCATTTTAAAACTCCGGGAAACGTTGAAAAACACCGTTTGGAGCCTTTTGGATCGCCTGAAATCACTCATCCCGTCGAAATCAGCATCCAAACACCATTTTTCTGAGCTTATGGTCCAaccttcaagaaccgtaaaccctgttcttgagtttacggtccaaccttcaaagaccgtaaactctgttcttgagtttatggccgtaaactcatcaagccttcagaaaccgtaaacacccctttttGGTGGTACTTTTGGCTGAAAACTCATTTCTTCGATTCAagcaagtctcggtaacattcctcaaccaaattcaagtgtttttccgacactttatttatcgaaatcgctaatttaggtacatatacgtatttatttgataataggatTTCGTTAAGTGTCACGTGCAACAACTCGGGAACCTTCTTTTCAGTCAACAACTCCACGcaacaactgtgagttcatacccctacatttttccgtatttttaaggttttcaaggggggaataTAAGCTAAACACAAATGTTTTCTtataagctaaacataaatgttttcaggaatatacataaaaattatgcaaatttcatactttatttcccttttgtactatgttgagcataagggacgttttcacaaaaattgcatagtttttacGGATACGCTATTCACTACGttatacaagcaaactataattggtataattcGGGATTTCTCTAAAAACTTATCAAGCATAGAAACTTCTCTACTAAACATATGCACTGGAATAGAAACCGTTTACAGTTTATATAACtgttttatcatgattttcataACTGTAACTTATCACTATACGCGGTATACATTCGGATTTTTACTACGGTAGAACGCTGCTGCattacatgtaaactagattgtacgatactgtgaggTGCTACTTCACtattgtacccttaggtgtacagggataaatcctaccactgtataaccagagtcccctggaaggagagcgtgaggtttgtgaatagatctattcgggactgacaatcccacatctggactgctagctacagttaggcgggcatgcctgAGATGTACAAATGTCTTTTAACatcaacgcctgaagaatgttggaaaggtcactagtcatatcaagcatggttatacgactcacattatgtataaatcaccgATAGTTTGGTTTTCTTCAGTAGTTTTATTTATACAAAATAGAACTAAACACACTATGCATACTGGCCGAGCCAAGGTTTTCAAAACCGAATCATTTATGCTATGGTTTTACATTTAAATACGTATACTTCATTATTAGCTTTAGCTAGTCACATGAAGTAGTATTTTGCATATCTCTACGGTTTTCAGAAACGAACATTCATGGTTGTATACGAAATCGATCACACTACgtttttcactaaagaaaatatcagattttcttgaAACTACATAATCATTTCGGCTCGCTCATCAAtaagttttcattacaaattactgcttatgaactcaccatctttatgCTGAAATTCAAACttcttgtattcttaggaaatcagtagacaggtacttgccGAATTTTCGAGGAACCGAAGCATTTAgagtttttaagtttttattttgcAAAACCATTGGATGTATTTCAAACTGAGTTACAAACAGATGTAAacgtttttattcaaatattcattgtaatggttgtgttgctatgattgctgttattcattggttgtgatgctatacatgacgtcctccgccccagaatgtttccaccAACGGTTTCGGGGTGTAACAAGTAGTAGACTTAACTCTTCTAACCATTTCTAACCTATCTAAAAAAACACCCTATGCCCTAAACAAAAAAACGCCGCTGCTCGTtcgttctccttcttcttctaggcATCCTTCCCAACGTTCGATCCAGAGATGGTCCGACTCCCGCCTCCGCTGCCACCCCATCACCGGTCGCTGTTAACCCCCAAACGCTAGTCGCCGCTGTTGTTTGCTGCTGCCATCGCCGGTCGCCGCTGCTTCATACAAcaggtaactttttttttttgatttcttATTGAATTGATTACCGATTGCATGAATTTGAGTATCAATTTTATGATTTCTTATGCATTTGAGTACCAATTGTATGAATTTGAGTACCAAACTTCTAATTTCTTGCTGCCCTCAGTTTCAAGATCAGGTAATTTTTTTCCTGATTTCTTAAGCATTTGAGTACCTATTGTATGAATTCGTGTATCAATTTTATGATTTCTTAGGCATTTGAGTACCAATTGTATGAATTTGAGTACCAATTTTTCGATTTGAGTTAGGATTTTGTTGCTGAGATGTTACAACCTTTGTTAAAATCTTTGTTGAATGTAAAATTTATGATAGAATTGTTCTTTAAACAAATTTTCtgctgaaatttatatttgttgaatgttgaatgtTGATTTATGCTGAAATCATAAACTTATATGCAAGTTTACATGTTGAAATCATAAATCTTTGTTGAATTGGTCCACCTCTTTGCTGAAATGGTTTTTTTTAACTTAATTATTGAATTGTTATCACTTGTATTTCTTGAATGGAGATCAagtttatgtttattttaaaCTATTCAGTTTATTAAAttactttattttaaaaattttaatatctgcagcagtctgcagatgttaaaaaaccaAACATGCTTCTCATTAAAGTTTGCAGcactttggtccacctcttctgctgcagaggGCTGCAGAGGTGGTCCATAGACTTAAGACAATTTCACTTcggaaaaacaaacaacaccttagtctTGGTTGTTAATGATCCTTGAGCAGCCCAAAACAGAAATAAGAAATCTCAAATCTGAAGATAAAAAACAGTTAAAAAGAGAAATCGAATTAAGCAATGcatcatacaaaaataaaaatcacAAAATTTATTTCAATGAACAATGATTCATAACAAAATCGACATCATAGAAGTTTATTTAAGCTAAATCATATTCCATTGCAGATTCCTAACAAAACGAGTTCACGTATTCAAAAAATTAGACTTACACGGATAAAAACTTCCGATTCTGAAAAAAGTATTGTACTCTATTTCAAACTATAGACGAAATCACAAAAACAATTCAGAAAAATTGAAAGAGAATCAACTATTTCATAAAAATGAAATCAGAAATTAAAAGAGAAAGAACGAGTATTGTGTAATCCGCGAATTCAGAAAATCAGAATTCAAAAAAGAGGAGATTGAAGATTTGTCTAACTGATTAACTTGAACTAGAAATAGAAATAGAAGAAGGAGAATTGAGAACTAACCGTTAGGGTGTTGGCATCGGAATAGATGAAGGATGGTGTTGTTTGGATTTTCCGTGGAAGCGAAGCTGAAGAGAAGCCGAAGATTGAAGTAGTTAAATTGCAGTTTGCGCCTTGGAAATCGGAACTCAGAAAGCAGTATGTCACTCCCACTTCTTAAATTTAGGTACCTGATAAGTGATAATATTAGGCCAAAAATAGTCCATAAGGCTTAAAGAATATGGGTTGTCACTAATATAACCCCATAACAGGTATAAATATGGGGCTCTCTGGCATTTGGGGGCCCGGGGCGCCCAGCTTGTCCATGCCTGTGGACCGGCCTTGATTCTCTGTACAATAAAAATAGCCTCGCTAAGCTAAAGTAGAAAGGATTAACAATGTCAAATCTATAGAGATCATGTGATCATATCTTATGTTTCAAATGGTTATAGTTTgacaaaataaaaaaccaataaaAAACCAAAGTACCATGCTTAATTAAACGATAGAATTATTATGACTTCATAAAAAAATTACTAATGATGTACTCAAGCCGGCCCATCAGGTTAACACGACTTGGTCACACCAGGACGACTTATAAGTAACAAAGCACAACTGTCTTACTGATCATATTATCATCGACCCGGCCATAAGCAGTTCGATGAATGAACTACAAAACACAACTGTTCAAACCAATTGACCTGCAGGGCAACAACAATGCACAACGAACAAAAGATGGAAATGAGACATACCGAGAAGTCACACAAGTACAAGATCCTGACAATAAAAAATATAGAGCAGTATATACAACCTAGTTGCCTTTACCCGGTCAATGCAAGTTACCAGGTAAAATCTTGTATCAGGGAAATTAAAGATGCTATAAAAGCCTTTGAAGGCACGATGATAAGGTAACATTTTTCTAAACATGGAGCTTCTTTATGCTCATGAGATTCAAACTGACAACTATGTAGGCATGAGAGAGTAATACCGGAGTCCATCCTTCGGTATAACTTTCTAACCTAGTGTTCATCTCTCTTTTACAGCGTGTAATCCGGAGTGCTCATTAGAGGAGGTTATCACCAACCTTCTATCACGTATGTGAATTAGTAGCAACAATGACTTTAACTTTTGCAACCATAGCTGAAAGCACAAACACACGTTGAAATTAATGAATGGCTGAGAGGAACACAAGTCCTTTTGATCTAAACTAGGTATGCTCGACATGAATAATGACTTTGAAATTTGGTGTCTCATTGCTTAAgtgaattttcataaaaaatacAATGAATATTCGAAAAATGAATATTACAAAATAATgcaaacactacaagaaaaagaaccTCAAGCGAAGAAAAATGTCAGCAAGACATTCAACATGTTGTCGGGACAACCTATATATAGCATCAACATGGAGTCGTTCAAACTGCTTTTGTTTATTTTTCACTAAAAATTCCAGTCATAGTATGATTGAGTTGCCACTAAAGTGGTGCTGTGAGTTAAATTATAGCTAAGTATTGATCAGATATTATCTGGGATTCCAAGAGGCTAAGGAGTTTGGGTATTTATGCTATAAGGGAGGAGAGACGAAGAAGATTATCAAGGGGATAGGGTGCGATGGGGTGTGCTCCACGtcttatttaataataataaattattaaaaataaatgaaaaaataataaatatatataatatataataaatgaaaaaatagtaaatatatataatatatatgaaaAGGGCAAGTTACTCGGTCCTCACTTTAGACAGAACCAAAACCCTAATGAAATCTGCCATATGTGCATTTTTTGCACgtacaatattaatttttggaaaacaaccatataaaataacataattaaggaGAGTTTGTTCTGTTTATCCAAAAAAACTCAATTAAATCCCCTAAACGTTTCCACAATTCCACTCTTGTCCTTCATTTCTCTAAAAAATGATACTGTCTAAAGATAAAaaataatttcttttgaaaaaatcatgtttcaacCATTAGAGTGAAATCCACTTTGAAGTCTCAATCATTATGCAGATATATGATTCAGATCGCGCTTATCCATAATATTTGCTTATGGATCACCGACGTTCTGCATGCTGTTTACAAAACAATTCAAGTAACAAAAGTTCTTGCTATCTATCATTCCTCATTGATACTAGTATCTACATGAATAACATTACACTCTTAGTGTCTTCTTGACCACAGATTAAGTTACAAATAACTGCAGGCTTCGAATTTCTGGTTAGATATTTTTGCAACGTACACATGATAGTTAGAGTAAAACTTCACGTGATTGTTGGTAGAGAGAGCAGATCTTCTCCTTCAACTTTTCAGCTTCTATTTGAAGATCGCTTTGCACCTGTTCAACACAATATGATGATTGTTATCATTTCCATTCAATACTAGAATTgcaaatatgatatatatatatatatatatatatatatatatatatatatatatatatatatatatatatatatatatatatatatatatatatgtatatatatatatatatatatatatatatatatatatatatatatatatatatatatatatatatatatatatatatatatatatatatatatatatatatatatacagtatgCCTCATCCAAGTAGTACACTCTTAGCACTAAATTACGAACTTCACTACTATAGTACACTCACGTTAAAGTGAATTTGTAAAATAGAAGAAGGGAATGTACCTGAAGGTAAAGAGTGTTTAAGAACCTTTCTTCTCCAAGACACTTGGAGGTAGTTGCATTTAGCATAAAAATCCCATCTTCTTCCTCCTCTAAGTATTCCAAAACCATAGACAAGAAGGCAATCCCAGTGTTCTTATTCATATGAACATTTGAAGAAATCAACTGGATCACAACTTCTTTCTCATCAAGGACACACACAGACACAACCACTGAACATATTTTTTGAATTGTAGCTTCTTTAGGACATTGGTTTTTGATCTGTAGATGATCTCCTCGAATAAGATTGGTAGATGAGGAACAAGACAAAAGCTTGTCTTTTTTTCTTCTCAATGCCTCCACTTCCGTTTGTAGTTTAGGTAAGTATTTCAGCGCACATGATACAGTGCCAGGGATGCTCACCTTTTTCTGTTGCACATGACAAGTGTATTTCCATTATGACAGGAAGTACTTAAAAATATTGGGAACATCATACTAATATATTTGTACTCAAACGAAAAAAAGCAGAAAATTATGACTTTTGAACATTTccatgtttaaaaaaaaacaccTAAGTGGTTTAAGTACCTTTTGATCACTTGACATGGGGAGCACTGA includes these proteins:
- the LOC111878349 gene encoding transcription factor ORG2 — protein: MKKEFTVPLYIYENPSSSPFHQTFCTQEISLRYRRKKERKMLAVSPSLFSPTYGWPLEDLFAQNLQHDFHDISREVETNSYHSLLDIRRDDQNQYDFAPENSISSQGGVNCSIRDPMKVTKKLNHNANERDRRQKINNLYAFLRSVLPMSSDQKKKVSIPGTVSCALKYLPKLQTEVEALRRKKDKLLSCSSSTNLIRGDHLQIKNQCPKEATIQKICSVVVSVCVLDEKEVVIQLISSNVHMNKNTGIAFLSMVLEYLEEEEDGIFMLNATTSKCLGEERFLNTLYLQVQSDLQIEAEKLKEKICSLYQQSREVLL